A stretch of the Bacillus anthracis str. Vollum genome encodes the following:
- the cmpA gene encoding cortex morphogenetic protein CmpA: MPTWLKKQMQRAYFEKNRYQIKLLNECWFYYSKIHQSS; the protein is encoded by the coding sequence ATGCCTACATGGCTTAAAAAACAAATGCAACGCGCATATTTTGAAAAAAACCGGTATCAAATTAAATTATTAAATGAATGCTGGTTTTATTATAGCAAAATACATCAAAGTTCCTAA
- a CDS encoding LolA family protein gives MEKKQDDVVRDLEAKVKGLKSYQAEAKLSIKTGNEPQEYKVEIWHKEPSFYRVNLQNAKKDQSQIILRNEEGVFVLTPALNKSFRFQSDWPQNSSQAYLYESLVRDILQDKKNLTFEKTDKHYIFKTKTNYQHQNMLPRQEITLKKSDLTPVSVKLMDNDQNVLVKVDFSKVKFDAKFDKGAFDTKQNMSRAQVDVQTTAKEDKPFAILYPRDTPQGMTLKDEKELKTDSGKRAILTYTGSKKSFTLIQEKAKVAEASSAISVSGELVDLGFTIGALTKDSLTWSHNGVEYMLVSKGLEPKELLMVARSVTEKQVK, from the coding sequence ATGGAAAAGAAACAAGATGATGTTGTGAGAGATTTAGAGGCGAAAGTAAAAGGGTTGAAAAGCTATCAAGCTGAAGCGAAATTATCTATTAAAACAGGGAATGAGCCTCAGGAGTATAAGGTAGAAATATGGCATAAGGAACCTTCGTTTTATCGTGTGAATTTGCAGAATGCGAAAAAAGATCAAAGTCAAATTATTTTAAGAAATGAAGAAGGAGTATTTGTATTAACGCCAGCTCTTAATAAGAGTTTTCGTTTCCAAAGTGATTGGCCGCAAAATAGTAGCCAGGCTTATTTATACGAATCGCTTGTGAGAGATATTTTACAGGATAAGAAAAACCTTACTTTTGAAAAAACAGATAAGCATTATATTTTTAAAACAAAAACAAACTATCAGCATCAAAACATGTTGCCGAGACAAGAGATTACGTTGAAGAAAAGTGATTTAACGCCAGTTTCGGTGAAGTTAATGGATAATGATCAAAATGTTCTTGTGAAAGTAGATTTCTCTAAAGTGAAATTCGACGCGAAATTTGATAAAGGTGCATTTGATACGAAACAAAATATGTCTAGAGCGCAAGTAGATGTTCAAACAACAGCGAAAGAAGACAAACCGTTTGCTATTTTATATCCACGTGATACGCCACAAGGTATGACTTTGAAAGATGAAAAAGAGTTGAAGACAGACAGTGGCAAGCGTGCAATACTCACATACACTGGAAGTAAGAAATCCTTTACTTTAATACAAGAAAAGGCAAAAGTTGCAGAGGCTTCGTCAGCAATAAGTGTGAGCGGAGAATTGGTTGATCTTGGCTTTACAATTGGAGCATTGACGAAAGACTCTTTAACGTGGTCGCATAACGGAGTAGAATATATGCTCGTGTCTAAAGGTTTAGAGCCGAAGGAGCTATTAATGGTTGCTCGTTCAGTTACAGAGAAGCAAGTGAAGTAA
- the alr gene encoding alanine racemase produces the protein MEEAPFYRDTWVEVDLDAIYNNVTHIKEFIPSDVEIFAVVKGNAYGHDYVPVAKIALEAGATRLAVAFLDEALVLRRAGITAPILVLGPSPPRDINVAAENDVALTVFQKEWVDEAIKLWDGSSTMKYHINFDSGMGRIGIRERKELKGFLKSLEGAPFLELEGVYTHFATADEVETSYFDKQYNTFLEQLSWLKEFGVDPKFVHTANSAATLRFQGITFNAVRIGIAMYGLSPSVEIRPFLPFKLEPALSLHTKVAHIKQVIKGDGISYNVTYRTKTEEWIATVAIGYADGWLRRLQGFEVLVNGKRVPIVGRVTMDQFMIHLPCEVPLGTKVTLIGRQGDEYISATEVAEYSGTINYEIITTISFRVPRIFIRNGKVVEVINYLNDI, from the coding sequence ATGGAAGAAGCACCATTTTATCGTGACACTTGGGTGGAAGTGGATTTAGATGCCATTTATAACAACGTTACACATATTAAAGAATTTATCCCGAGTGATGTAGAAATTTTTGCCGTTGTTAAAGGGAATGCATATGGGCACGATTATGTACCGGTGGCTAAAATAGCATTAGAAGCGGGGGCGACAAGGTTAGCAGTTGCGTTCTTAGATGAAGCTTTAGTGCTTCGAAGAGCTGGTATTACTGCGCCAATTTTGGTGTTAGGTCCTTCTCCTCCTCGTGATATAAATGTAGCTGCTGAAAATGATGTAGCATTAACTGTTTTTCAAAAGGAATGGGTAGATGAAGCAATCAAACTTTGGGATGGTTCGTCTACGATGAAATACCATATTAATTTCGATAGTGGTATGGGGAGAATTGGAATACGTGAACGTAAAGAATTAAAAGGATTTTTAAAAAGCTTAGAAGGTGCACCATTCTTAGAGTTGGAAGGAGTTTATACGCATTTTGCAACAGCAGATGAGGTGGAGACTTCTTACTTTGATAAGCAATATAACACATTTTTGGAGCAGTTAAGTTGGTTGAAAGAATTCGGAGTGGATCCTAAGTTTGTTCATACAGCTAATAGTGCTGCAACGCTACGTTTTCAAGGGATTACATTTAATGCAGTACGAATTGGCATTGCGATGTATGGGTTATCTCCATCTGTAGAAATACGCCCTTTTTTACCGTTTAAATTAGAACCAGCGCTATCATTGCATACGAAAGTTGCTCATATTAAACAGGTGATTAAAGGGGATGGAATTAGTTATAACGTCACTTATCGAACGAAAACTGAAGAATGGATTGCGACCGTTGCAATTGGTTATGCAGATGGCTGGCTTAGAAGATTACAAGGATTTGAAGTACTTGTAAATGGTAAAAGGGTACCGATTGTAGGGCGAGTAACGATGGATCAATTCATGATTCACCTTCCTTGTGAAGTGCCTCTTGGTACGAAAGTTACACTCATTGGAAGGCAAGGAGATGAATATATTAGCGCTACAGAGGTTGCGGAATATTCAGGGACTATTAATTATGAAATTATTACGACGATCAGTTTTCGTGTGCCGAGAATATTTATACGGAATGGAAAAGTTGTGGAAGTAATTAATTATTTGAACGATATATAG
- the tsaB gene encoding tRNA (adenosine(37)-N6)-threonylcarbamoyltransferase complex dimerization subunit type 1 TsaB, with product MKVLAIDTSNYVMGVSLIEEGNVIGEIITNLTKNHSVRLMPAVEQLLKECGVKPKELTKIVVAAGPGSYTGVRIGVTAAKTLAWSLQIPIVGVSSLEVVAANGANFNGLISPLFDGRRGQIYTGLYTYEGEDLTSIEEDRIILIVDWLQMLKDKGKPVLFIGNDVKLHKETIIEHLGDQAVFAPVTKNNPRPSELAFLGLQKEEQDVHSFVPSYLRLAEAETKWLESQNK from the coding sequence ATGAAAGTACTAGCAATTGATACTTCAAATTACGTAATGGGTGTATCCCTTATTGAAGAAGGAAACGTAATTGGGGAAATCATTACAAATTTAACAAAAAACCATTCTGTACGTCTTATGCCAGCTGTAGAACAACTGTTAAAAGAATGCGGTGTAAAGCCGAAAGAATTAACTAAAATAGTTGTAGCTGCTGGACCAGGATCATATACAGGTGTTCGTATAGGCGTAACAGCTGCAAAAACATTGGCTTGGTCACTTCAAATACCAATTGTAGGTGTATCAAGTTTAGAAGTAGTGGCTGCAAATGGTGCTAATTTTAATGGATTAATTAGTCCTTTATTCGACGGAAGACGTGGACAAATTTATACGGGCTTATATACATATGAAGGAGAGGATTTAACTTCTATAGAAGAAGATCGAATCATCCTTATTGTAGACTGGTTGCAAATGTTAAAAGATAAAGGAAAGCCTGTTTTATTTATTGGTAACGATGTTAAATTACACAAAGAAACAATTATCGAACATTTAGGCGATCAAGCTGTATTTGCTCCTGTCACTAAAAATAACCCAAGACCAAGTGAGCTGGCGTTCTTAGGACTACAAAAAGAAGAACAAGATGTACATTCATTTGTTCCTAGTTACCTTCGTTTAGCTGAAGCTGAAACAAAGTGGTTAGAAAGTCAAAATAAGTAG
- a CDS encoding ABC-F family ATP-binding cassette domain-containing protein: protein MILLQVNALSKLYGAETILANIKLEVQTKDRIALVGRNGAGKSTLLKIIAGELSHDGGEIIKPKDVSMGYLAQNTGLETSLTIWDEMLTVFTHLQQMETKLRRLEQEMGKEENFSNEATYERLLADYDQLQLDYKDQGGYQYEADIRSILSGLGFPVETHQTTISTLSGGQKTRLALGKLLLTKPDLLILDEPTNHLDIETLTWLEQYLQGYPGAILIVSHDRYFLDKLVTQVYEISNKESRRFVGNYSKYLDLKSALYEQEMKRYEKQQDEIAKLEDFVQKNIARASTTKRAQSRRKQLDRMELLTRPLGDSKSASFHFDIEKQSGNDVLQVKDATIGYDKDPIIEHVTMRLTRGDSVALVGPNGIGKSTLLKSIVNKLPLLHGDVSFGSNVSVGYYDQEQANLTSSKRVLNELWDEYPLQPEKEIRTILGNFLFTGDDVLKPVSSLSGGQKARLALAKLMMQKSNLLILDEPTNHLDLNSKEILENALIDYPGTLLFVSHDRYFINRVTTTVIELSTEGAQEYLGDYDYYVEKKNEMIERAELEQEDETPVQKTVAQEKLNYLEEKERKKLERQRTRKIEELEQNIVQFEEEIATLEDQLCLPEIYADYEKASEITTKKQTLQEQLDACMAEWEELHV from the coding sequence TTGATTTTATTACAAGTAAACGCGCTTTCGAAATTATACGGTGCAGAAACGATTCTTGCAAACATAAAATTGGAAGTTCAAACGAAAGATCGTATCGCATTAGTCGGACGAAATGGAGCCGGAAAATCTACATTATTAAAAATAATAGCGGGTGAGCTATCTCATGATGGTGGCGAAATTATAAAACCGAAAGATGTCTCAATGGGATATTTAGCTCAAAATACCGGTTTAGAAACATCTTTAACAATTTGGGATGAAATGCTAACCGTCTTTACACACTTGCAGCAAATGGAGACAAAACTTCGAAGGCTAGAGCAAGAGATGGGAAAAGAAGAAAACTTTTCAAACGAGGCTACATATGAAAGATTATTAGCTGATTATGACCAATTACAATTAGATTATAAAGATCAAGGTGGCTATCAGTACGAAGCAGATATCCGTTCGATTTTAAGTGGTCTTGGCTTCCCAGTTGAAACGCACCAGACGACGATTTCGACATTAAGCGGTGGACAAAAAACACGATTAGCTCTCGGTAAATTATTATTAACGAAACCAGACCTACTTATTTTGGACGAGCCTACAAACCATTTAGACATCGAAACATTAACATGGCTTGAACAATATTTACAAGGTTATCCTGGGGCAATACTAATCGTTTCCCATGACCGTTATTTCTTAGATAAACTTGTTACACAAGTATATGAAATTTCGAATAAAGAAAGTAGACGATTTGTTGGTAACTACAGTAAATATTTAGACTTAAAATCAGCACTATACGAACAAGAAATGAAACGTTATGAAAAACAACAAGATGAAATCGCTAAGCTGGAGGACTTCGTTCAAAAGAATATAGCTCGTGCATCTACGACAAAACGTGCACAAAGTCGCCGGAAACAATTAGACCGAATGGAATTATTAACAAGACCATTAGGGGATTCTAAGTCAGCTTCCTTCCACTTTGATATCGAAAAACAAAGTGGCAATGATGTTTTACAAGTAAAGGATGCAACTATCGGCTATGATAAGGATCCAATTATTGAACATGTAACAATGCGCTTAACTCGCGGAGATAGCGTTGCTTTAGTTGGTCCAAATGGAATTGGGAAATCCACATTGTTAAAATCCATTGTGAATAAGTTACCACTATTACATGGTGATGTTTCTTTCGGATCCAATGTATCCGTTGGTTATTATGATCAGGAACAAGCTAATTTAACATCTTCCAAGCGAGTTTTAAATGAATTATGGGATGAATATCCACTGCAACCTGAAAAAGAAATTCGCACGATATTAGGTAACTTCTTATTCACAGGAGATGATGTATTAAAGCCAGTATCTTCTCTTAGTGGTGGACAAAAAGCTCGGTTAGCTCTTGCAAAACTTATGATGCAAAAATCAAATTTATTAATTCTCGACGAGCCTACAAACCATCTTGATTTAAATAGTAAAGAAATCTTGGAAAATGCTTTAATTGATTATCCTGGTACCCTTCTATTTGTTTCACATGACCGCTACTTTATTAATCGTGTAACGACAACTGTTATTGAGTTATCAACAGAAGGTGCACAGGAATACTTAGGGGATTACGATTACTACGTTGAAAAGAAAAATGAGATGATCGAACGTGCGGAATTAGAACAAGAAGATGAAACTCCGGTTCAAAAGACAGTTGCACAAGAAAAATTAAATTACCTGGAAGAAAAAGAGCGCAAAAAGTTGGAGCGTCAACGTACTCGAAAAATTGAGGAACTAGAACAAAACATTGTACAATTTGAAGAAGAAATTGCTACGTTAGAAGATCAACTTTGCTTACCAGAAATATATGCAGATTATGAAAAGGCTAGTGAAATTACAACGAAAAAGCAAACACTACAAGAGCAACTGGATGCTTGTATGGCAGAATGGGAAGAGCTGCATGTATAA
- the rimI gene encoding ribosomal protein S18-alanine N-acetyltransferase: MDMIFRKMELDDIAQIVAIEEASFSTPWTADAFHRELTMNEHAHYVVLEKDGRVIGYCGLWIIIDESHITNIAILPEYRGLKLGDALLKEVISEAKTLGVKTMTLEVRVSNEVAKQLYRKYGFQNGGIRKRYYADNQEDGLVMWVNI; the protein is encoded by the coding sequence ATGGATATGATATTTAGAAAGATGGAACTCGATGATATTGCTCAAATTGTAGCTATTGAAGAAGCATCTTTTTCAACTCCTTGGACTGCAGATGCCTTTCACCGTGAGTTAACGATGAATGAACATGCACATTATGTTGTGCTAGAAAAAGATGGTCGTGTAATTGGCTATTGTGGATTGTGGATAATTATTGATGAATCACATATAACAAATATAGCTATTTTGCCAGAATACAGAGGTCTAAAGCTAGGGGATGCTTTATTAAAAGAAGTTATTTCCGAAGCGAAAACTCTAGGCGTAAAAACGATGACACTTGAAGTACGTGTATCAAATGAGGTAGCAAAACAGTTATACAGAAAATACGGATTTCAAAATGGTGGAATTCGTAAACGATACTATGCAGACAATCAGGAAGATGGTCTCGTAATGTGGGTGAATATATAA
- a CDS encoding SprT family protein, producing the protein MDEQEIQRLVEEVSLQYFGMPFLHKAMFNSRLRTTGGRYLLNTHNIELNYRYYEMYGKEELVGIVKHELCHYHLHITGRGYKHRDKDFRELLKAVDAPRFCKRMVNAEKEKRVYVYECMECLLQYVRRRQINTKRYVCGKCKGKLNLIKKTS; encoded by the coding sequence ATGGATGAGCAAGAAATACAGCGGCTAGTGGAAGAAGTATCGCTACAATATTTCGGAATGCCATTTTTACATAAGGCGATGTTTAATAGTAGATTGCGCACAACTGGTGGGCGTTATCTATTGAATACACACAATATTGAACTGAATTATCGATATTACGAAATGTATGGGAAAGAAGAATTAGTTGGAATTGTTAAACATGAACTTTGTCATTATCACTTACATATTACAGGAAGAGGGTATAAGCATCGGGATAAGGATTTTCGAGAACTATTAAAGGCAGTTGATGCACCGCGCTTTTGTAAACGTATGGTGAATGCAGAGAAAGAAAAAAGGGTTTATGTGTATGAATGTATGGAGTGTTTGCTTCAATATGTAAGAAGACGTCAAATTAATACGAAAAGATATGTCTGCGGAAAGTGTAAAGGTAAACTAAATCTGATAAAGAAAACATCTTGA
- a CDS encoding Tex family protein, with amino-acid sequence MEMVDNRQALMKMLVKELGFTEKQVRHVIQLTEEGNTVPFIARYRKEWTGSLDEVQIRTILERWQYIMQLEDRKEEVLRLIDEKGKLTGELRQQILKATKLQEVEDLYRPYKEKRRTKATIAKEKGLEPLAEWLLLYTKEDPNQKAMEFINAEKEVQSAEEALQGAQDIIAEIVSDEAAYRSWIRNVTFRKGVMSSVVKDEEKDEKNIYEMYYDYEEPLQKVVPHRVLAMNRGEKEDILRVSVVPPVDEIVTFLYKKVIRDNDSKSAQYVKLAIEDGYKRLIQSSIEREIRKELTETAEEQAIHIFSENLRNLLLQPPMKGKVVLAVDPAYRTGCKLAIVDDTGKVLYIDVIYPHPPVRKYEDAKAKVLSIIDKYQVEMIAIGNGTASRESEEFIVDVLQNVKREVFYIIVNEAGASVYSASDLAREEFPDLQVEERSAVSIGRRLQDPLAELVKIDPKSVGVGQYQHDVSQKRLNESLTFVVETAVNQVGVNVNTASVALLQYVSGLSKTVAKNIVAKREEEGKFTKRTDLKKIPRLGAKTYEQCIGFLRILEGANPLDRTGIHPEQYKNVELLLKSLGLSKDDVGQPQLQKSLEEVEISKLSEETGIGEPTLVDIIDALISPERDMRDELPKPLLKKGILKLEDLKRGMELEGTVRNVVDFGAFVDVGVKQDGLVHISKLSKQYVKHPLDVVSVGQIVKVWVDDIDTKKGRVALSMLPIE; translated from the coding sequence ATGGAAATGGTAGATAATCGACAAGCGTTAATGAAAATGTTAGTGAAGGAATTAGGCTTTACCGAAAAGCAAGTTCGTCATGTTATTCAATTAACAGAAGAAGGTAACACAGTTCCATTTATTGCTCGTTACCGAAAAGAATGGACAGGCTCTTTAGATGAAGTGCAAATTCGTACAATTTTAGAGAGATGGCAATATATAATGCAGCTTGAAGATAGGAAAGAAGAGGTTCTTCGTCTTATTGATGAGAAGGGGAAACTGACAGGAGAATTACGTCAGCAAATTTTGAAAGCTACAAAGTTGCAAGAAGTAGAAGATTTATATCGTCCATATAAAGAAAAGAGAAGAACGAAAGCAACGATTGCAAAAGAAAAAGGATTAGAGCCATTGGCTGAATGGTTATTGTTATATACGAAAGAAGATCCGAATCAGAAGGCAATGGAGTTTATAAATGCCGAGAAAGAAGTGCAATCTGCAGAAGAAGCATTACAAGGTGCTCAAGACATCATTGCAGAAATCGTTTCAGATGAAGCGGCATATCGTAGTTGGATTCGGAATGTTACTTTTAGAAAAGGTGTTATGTCTTCGGTTGTAAAAGATGAAGAGAAAGATGAAAAGAATATATATGAAATGTATTACGATTATGAAGAACCGTTGCAGAAAGTAGTACCGCATCGCGTGTTAGCGATGAATCGCGGTGAGAAAGAAGATATATTGAGAGTTTCTGTTGTTCCGCCAGTAGATGAGATAGTAACTTTCTTATATAAGAAAGTAATTCGCGATAACGATTCAAAAAGTGCACAGTATGTAAAGTTAGCAATTGAGGATGGTTATAAAAGATTAATTCAATCCTCTATTGAAAGAGAGATTCGAAAAGAATTAACAGAAACAGCTGAGGAACAAGCGATACATATTTTCTCTGAGAACTTACGTAATTTGTTATTACAACCTCCAATGAAAGGAAAGGTTGTGTTAGCTGTAGACCCTGCATATAGAACGGGGTGTAAATTAGCTATTGTAGACGATACGGGGAAAGTTTTATATATTGATGTTATTTATCCGCATCCACCAGTGCGTAAATATGAAGATGCCAAAGCAAAAGTTCTTTCTATTATAGATAAATACCAAGTTGAGATGATTGCGATTGGGAATGGTACAGCTTCTAGAGAATCGGAAGAATTTATAGTTGATGTATTACAAAATGTGAAACGAGAAGTCTTCTATATTATTGTGAACGAAGCTGGTGCGAGTGTGTATTCGGCTTCTGATTTAGCCCGTGAGGAATTCCCGGATTTACAGGTTGAAGAAAGAAGTGCGGTTTCTATCGGTAGACGTCTGCAAGATCCACTTGCTGAACTTGTAAAGATTGATCCTAAATCAGTTGGGGTTGGACAATATCAGCATGATGTATCTCAAAAAAGATTAAATGAATCATTAACGTTTGTAGTAGAGACAGCAGTTAACCAAGTCGGTGTGAATGTAAATACAGCTTCAGTTGCATTGTTGCAATATGTTTCAGGCTTATCAAAAACTGTTGCGAAAAATATTGTAGCAAAGCGTGAAGAAGAAGGGAAATTTACAAAAAGAACAGACTTAAAGAAAATACCACGTCTAGGTGCGAAGACATATGAACAATGTATAGGTTTCTTGCGTATATTAGAAGGGGCAAATCCGTTAGACCGTACAGGTATTCATCCGGAACAATATAAAAATGTTGAATTGTTATTAAAGAGTCTAGGGTTATCAAAAGATGACGTAGGGCAACCACAATTACAAAAGAGTTTAGAAGAAGTGGAGATTTCTAAGTTGTCGGAAGAAACGGGAATTGGAGAGCCGACATTAGTCGATATTATAGATGCACTCATTAGTCCAGAGCGAGACATGAGGGATGAGTTGCCTAAACCGCTTCTGAAAAAAGGGATTTTGAAATTAGAAGATTTAAAACGTGGTATGGAACTGGAAGGAACAGTACGTAACGTTGTTGATTTTGGTGCTTTTGTTGATGTAGGTGTGAAACAAGATGGGTTAGTACATATTTCTAAACTAAGCAAACAATATGTGAAGCATCCGTTAGATGTTGTATCTGTTGGACAAATCGTCAAAGTATGGGTAGATGATATTGATACGAAAAAAGGTCGTGTTGCATTATCTATGTTGCCAATTGAATAG
- the ndoA gene encoding type II toxin-antitoxin system endoribonuclease NdoA, whose translation MIVKRGDVYFADLSPVVGSEQGGVRPVLVIQNDIGNRFSPTVIVAAITAQIQKAKLPTHVEIDAKKYGFERDSVILLEQIRTIDKQRLTDKITHLDEVMMIRVDEALQISLGLIDF comes from the coding sequence TTGATTGTAAAACGCGGCGACGTGTATTTTGCAGACCTTTCCCCAGTTGTTGGTTCTGAGCAAGGAGGTGTTCGTCCGGTTCTTGTCATTCAAAATGACATCGGAAATCGTTTTAGTCCAACGGTGATTGTAGCGGCTATTACTGCACAGATTCAAAAAGCGAAATTACCCACTCATGTGGAAATTGATGCGAAAAAGTACGGTTTTGAGAGAGATTCTGTTATTTTACTTGAGCAGATTCGAACAATCGATAAGCAGCGCTTAACGGACAAAATCACTCACTTAGATGAAGTGATGATGATTCGTGTAGATGAAGCGCTACAAATTAGTTTAGGACTAATAGATTTTTAA
- the tsaD gene encoding tRNA (adenosine(37)-N6)-threonylcarbamoyltransferase complex transferase subunit TsaD, whose product MEKNTIILGIETSCDETAVAVVKNGTEIIANVVASQIESHKRFGGVVPEIASRHHVEEITVVLEEALKEANITFDDIDAIAVTEGPGLVGALLIGVNAAKAVAFAHDIPLVGVHHIAGHIYANRLVKEVQFPLLSLVVSGGHTELVYMKEHGSFEVIGETRDDAAGEAYDKVARTLSMPYPGGPHIDRLAHEGKPTIDLPRAWLEPDSYDFSFSGLKSAVINTVHNAKQRGIEIAPEDLAASFQESVIDVLVTKASRAADAYNVKQVLLAGGVAANKGLRARLETEFAQKENVELIIPPLSLCTDNAAMIAAAGTIAYEQGKRATLALNANPGLDIEA is encoded by the coding sequence ATGGAAAAAAATACGATTATACTTGGTATTGAAACAAGTTGTGATGAAACAGCAGTAGCGGTTGTTAAAAATGGAACGGAAATTATTGCGAATGTCGTTGCATCACAAATTGAAAGTCATAAACGTTTTGGCGGAGTTGTACCAGAGATTGCATCTCGTCATCATGTAGAAGAAATTACAGTTGTGTTAGAAGAAGCTTTAAAAGAAGCGAATATCACATTTGATGATATTGATGCAATTGCTGTAACAGAAGGACCTGGTTTAGTAGGAGCACTTCTAATAGGGGTAAATGCAGCGAAAGCAGTGGCATTTGCACATGATATCCCTCTAGTTGGCGTTCATCATATCGCTGGCCACATTTATGCGAACCGTTTAGTAAAAGAAGTTCAATTCCCATTACTATCACTTGTTGTGTCTGGTGGACATACAGAGCTTGTTTATATGAAAGAACATGGTTCATTTGAAGTAATTGGTGAAACGCGAGATGATGCAGCAGGAGAAGCATATGATAAAGTAGCTCGTACGTTATCTATGCCATATCCAGGGGGGCCTCATATTGATCGCCTTGCACATGAAGGGAAACCAACAATCGATTTACCTCGTGCATGGCTTGAACCTGATTCGTATGATTTCAGTTTTAGCGGATTAAAATCAGCAGTTATCAACACTGTGCATAACGCAAAACAACGCGGTATAGAGATTGCACCGGAAGATTTAGCGGCAAGTTTCCAAGAGAGTGTCATTGACGTACTAGTAACGAAAGCATCTCGTGCAGCGGATGCTTATAACGTAAAGCAAGTGCTTCTTGCTGGTGGAGTGGCTGCTAATAAAGGGCTTCGTGCACGCTTAGAAACAGAATTTGCACAAAAAGAAAATGTAGAGCTAATTATTCCTCCTCTATCTTTATGCACAGATAATGCAGCAATGATTGCAGCGGCAGGTACAATTGCATATGAACAAGGAAAACGTGCTACATTAGCTTTAAATGCAAATCCAGGATTAGATATCGAAGCATAG
- a CDS encoding antitoxin EndoAI: protein MSESSVTTEIVVRLPKQMVTELDGIGKQENKNRHELICQATQLLLRQHKTKKRYQHESMRRGYIEMGKINLGIASEAFLAEYEAAHTVERLVSGG from the coding sequence GTGTCCGAATCAAGTGTAACTACTGAAATCGTGGTTCGGTTGCCAAAGCAAATGGTAACGGAATTGGACGGAATTGGAAAACAAGAGAATAAGAATCGCCATGAACTAATTTGCCAGGCAACACAACTGTTATTGCGTCAACATAAGACGAAGAAACGCTACCAACATGAATCAATGCGACGTGGGTACATTGAAATGGGAAAAATTAATCTTGGTATTGCATCTGAAGCTTTCTTAGCAGAGTATGAAGCAGCTCATACAGTAGAACGCTTAGTTAGCGGGGGGTAA
- the tsaE gene encoding tRNA (adenosine(37)-N6)-threonylcarbamoyltransferase complex ATPase subunit type 1 TsaE, translating to MSKYEITTKSSEETQKLSEKLGELVRAQDVIILEGDLGAGKTTFTKGLAKGLGVKRVVNSPTFNIIKEYKGRLPLYHMDVYRLAESEEDLGFDEYFYGEGITVVEWAHLIEAYLPNEKLQISLFHAGDDTRNIVLEPIGNRYIRLCEELLQDESTSN from the coding sequence GTGAGTAAATATGAAATAACAACAAAATCATCTGAGGAAACACAAAAATTATCAGAAAAACTAGGTGAACTTGTTCGGGCACAAGATGTAATTATTTTAGAAGGAGATCTTGGGGCTGGTAAGACGACCTTTACAAAAGGACTAGCAAAAGGTCTTGGAGTGAAAAGAGTTGTAAATAGCCCTACCTTTAATATTATTAAAGAATATAAAGGGAGATTACCACTATATCATATGGACGTGTATCGCTTAGCAGAAAGTGAAGAAGATTTAGGCTTCGATGAGTATTTCTACGGTGAAGGAATTACGGTAGTAGAATGGGCTCATTTAATAGAAGCATATTTACCAAATGAGAAGTTACAAATTAGTTTGTTCCATGCTGGAGATGACACAAGAAACATTGTACTCGAGCCAATTGGAAATCGCTATATTAGATTATGTGAGGAGCTATTACAAGATGAAAGTACTAGCAATTGA